The following are encoded in a window of Microcaecilia unicolor chromosome 14, aMicUni1.1, whole genome shotgun sequence genomic DNA:
- the LOC115457917 gene encoding dnaJ homolog subfamily A member 1-like, with protein MVKETGYYDVLGVGPGASLDEIKRAFRRLALKYHPDKNPGEGDRFKQISQAYEVLTDTNKRELYDRGGEQALKGADAESRAGFRSPMDIFDLVFGGMTRMRSRTERRGRPVIHELPVTLEDLYNGATRKLSLQKNVICPKCNGSGTREGTVSRCPKCRGTGMEVHVQQLGPGMIHQIQTMCSNCQGQGEWIRPRDRCRGCNSRKVARERKILNVHIDKGMRHGQKISFHGEGDQMPGLEPGDIVIVLDQKEHPTFQRQANDLIVKLEIDLVDALCGCRQTIRTLDNRILLVTSRQGEVIKPGDVKCIPNEGMPIYRHPFERGKLLVHFQVRFPEPGWLPSKQLQSFFPLPEEHMNTEVTEEVKLVDFDPSAERSRQYRGEAYHEDDLSDDPRQHVPCQPS; from the exons ATGGTGAAAGAAACTGGTTACTACGACGTGCTGGGAGTCGGACCAGGCGCTTCCCTGGATGAAATCAAACGGGCGTTTCGGCGACTGGCATTGAAATACCACCCAGACAAAAATCCCGGAGAAGGAGATAGG TTCAAGCAGATTTCGCAGGCGTACGAGGTGTTGACAGACACAAACAAGAGGGAACTGTACGACAGAGGTGGGGAGCAGGCACTGAAGGGAGCCGATGCCGAGAGTAGAGCAGGATTCAGGTCCCCCATGGATATTTTTGACCTGGTCTTTGGAGGCATGACTCGTATGCGCAGTCGCACTGAAAGAAGAG GACGGCCGGTGATACACGAACTCCCCGTGACTTTGGAAGACCTGTACAATGGGGCTACTCGCAAACTGTCCTTGCAGAAGAACGTGATCTGTCCAAAGTGCAATG GGTCTGGTACCAGAGAGGGCACCGTGAGCCGCTGTCCCAAGTGCCGAGGCACAGGCATGGAGGTGCACGTCCAACAGCTGGGGCCTGGGATGATCCATCAGATTCAGACGATGTGTTCAAACTGCCAGGGCCAGGGCGAGTGGATCAGGCCCCGGGACCGTTGCCGTGGATGCAACAGCCGGAAAGTGGCCCGAGAGAGGAAAATCCTGAATGTACATATAGATAAAG GCATGAGGCATGGTCAAAAGATCTCTTTCCACGGAGAAGGGGACCAGATGCCAGGGCTGGAGCCTGGGGACATCGTTATTGTCCTGGATCAGAAGGAGCACCCCACATTCCAGCGTCAAGCCAACGACCTGATCGTGAAATTGGAGATTGACTTAGTGGATGCACTGTGTGGCTGCAGACAGACCATCCGCACCCTCGACAACCGGATCCTGCTGGTGACATCACGGCAAG GTGAAGTCATCAAGCCCGGAGACGTGAAGTGCATTCCTAACGAAGGCATGCCCATCTACCGACACCCATTTGAGAGAGGAAAACTTCTAGTGCACTtccag GTGAGATTCCCGGAGCCGGGCTGGCTGCCCAGCAAGCAGCtgcagagtttcttccccctgccCGAAGAGCACATGAACACAGAGGTCACAGAGGAGGTCAAACTGGTGGATTTCGACCCCAGTGCTGAGCGCAGCCGTCAGTACCGAGGCGAGGCTTACCACGAAGATGATCTCAGTGACGACCCACGGCAGCATGTTCCGTGTCAGCCGTCGTAG